CTGAATCAGTTCACTTGTTCGGAAGTCTCACCTGAGCCCATGACAGCGCAGATGAGGATCATAGAGTTGTACTTGATCTCCGGTGCGCTCCTCTCATCTGACAGCAGCTTGTGGAGCACCGACACCAGGCTGGCTCCGACAAAGTCTTTCTCAGCCGCAACTGAAAGCCAGAAAAACAGTCAGTGAGCGACCACGGCAGCTTTACTTTGGGGAGATGATAAATAATTCAGGTCAGCTTCCATCCTCAGAACAACAGGAAGGAGTCAaactgtcttcagctgtctgcagACAGTTTGGATcagagcttttctttctttctcattaaGAAGATCGTTAAGGATCAGCACTGACAGaatcaacatttctgtcttGGAAAATTCTGAATTCTGGATGTGGATTGATCTGTTCTCGCTCTTACCCAAATCCAGCCCTGCTATGAGACCCAGAGCCACCAGCGCTTCATTCTGCATAATCATATGCTCActggttgccatggtaactAAGTGCTTGACGCCTCCTCCTTGGATGACCGTTCGGACGACCTCCTGAAatccacaaacagaaaaatcactTTCGCAATCCAGCTCTGAGACGTTCTCTGTACACTGGATTCATCAGAACaaatatgaagtgtgtgtgtgtgtgtgtgtgtgtgtctcaccttgGACTTGCTGTGTCGAATGAGGGCCGACAGGAGCCTGTTGGACTCGCCCATAACTCCCGCGTGATCTTTGGCTTCACACCACTCTACTAGCCTCTCCACCAGTTTCCCATTGGTTCCCAGCTGGTCTGCAGCTtcagctgtgcacacacacacacacacacacacacacacacacacacacacaggattatCATCAAAATCCAGTAAAGCTTCGTTTATTTGCAGATAATTTGGACCAAAATATATCCAGTATGATTTGGTTCAGTCGTGGTGTGAGAGatattctgacatttaaaaaatgaaatcttgtTATTAATACACACATGATAAGTGATGTGTCTTTTGgacatgatgatgctgcagtGGAAACCTGATGCGGTGCCACCTCTGGTTCACTCGCAGTTCTTCACAGATCTCAGATGAAAGTTTCCAAGTTTGTGTTCAGCAGCAGTCGGCTGAAGCACATTTTTAATCACTTGGATTCTGAAGACTTTCTGTATATGGAACCATCTGTCCAGTGTCAGGACGCGAGCAGCAGTTaccatgtttgtctttatgaCTCAGGATTGAGCCTCTTGTAGTCGGAGGCTGCTGAAAAGCTCTTGATTATCATACCGAAGCTGAACAGAGCCGAGGGGGGGGAGAAGTTATGATTGCTGCCAACTGTGCTTGGAATATCTTTCACAGAACTTCAGACTTAATCAAGCAGAGTAACGTGGCTGCTACATTCTGTCAGATCTAGAGTTGCACTGTACCCACAGTACCCAcagtatacacggtaccccgcggtgccagatcgtaacggttcctactatactagaaattctacacgacagcactaccgtggattactatactaccggtgccagtctccgctacatagcagccacctctactctcctcccgatttctcactgcatgctactcctttgtaaacaaaccaacatggcaactactgcaaccgaactacacagctgctgaatgattggctgtttgcctgttacaggtgacgtccggggatatgataggctgtttcccCACGCTGtgtccgcccgtctgttagctgattggctgttcgtgtgtttctgccgaCAAGAAcaaactccatgaagacagctccacttccatagaaactcgcttcagaacaaacaacaagctaaagttctgtctcatCCAGACGCAcacacggcttacagtcacaaacacgagacaacacactcaccatggcagaagcaccgggccgAGCGCCGTCACTGGCTCCACTAATTTTGCTGCTTGCTAATTTTGCTATATTttcaacttgtttcagtctaattcttacttcagcagtattatgtttatcatgcaccaaactaaattataagtaaataataagtatttataacttgtacaaatacattgcagttcataaaaataataataaaaaaaggctgcagtatcgcgataataccaggaaccgtgatactttgtctggtatagtatcgtggttactcatcTTGGTATCGTGACAGCTCTAGTCAGATGTGTTCAGGAGAGAAGTGTGTACCTTGTGTATCGATGAGCATCCGTAACGTTCCCAGCAGCTTGAACTGGACTGGAGGCATCTCTGACTGCAGAAACTTCAACACCACATCAGCTACTCCAGCTGACAGCATCTTGGATTTGTTCACcactggagagagaaaacaagtggacaacaaaacatcagctTCATTCTTCAAACACGTCTCACAGCTGTGATTCAAAGTTTTCTGGATTCTCTCGGACTCTGGCAGGTCACACTGTTGGAGAATCGTCATCAAGTGGCTTCCTTTCAATGACAGTAATTATGAGGTACATCTAGATTAATAATATTCAACTAAGCCAAacgttttaaactgtttttaggGTCGCCACACATTCctaaacatcaaattcaaggactttccaggcccTGTGCATTCAAAATTAAGGACCCAACACAGCATAGTTTGAAACTGTGACACAGTTTTTAGaatgagaagcagcagaaataacTTCAAGTTCTATTCGtagacaaaatatataaattcaagcacttttaaTGACCAATGACTATTTTCCAAACCAAGGATTCTGTGCTGGTCGATCAGCTCACACATGAAAAAGTCTGATGTAGTTCTGCAAACACTGCAGACGATTTGAATGACTCTTCATTTAGGAAACGTTTCAATGTTTATGGTTTGTGTAAATCTTTTCTctggtttgtctttttaaagacTGAAATGAGTTTTATCGAGGTGAACCTAAAAAACActgagtgtatgtgtgatgaGCATGAATCTGTTTGAGCACACTTTCCTCTAACCCCCTAACCCCACCAGGCACGTCTGTCACGTCACGGCTGCGATGCTGTTTTCGTCCGTCCTGcatgtgacttcaaaccccactgggagCGTTTCAGAAATGTTTAGCCTGTCAGActttttggtcattttcttttgCTTATGTTCTAAACATATTTCTACAGTTTGCATTTtgaccggattctctatgctgtttctgtgtctggctttctgtccgctcgaggtgctctgtgcaAAATTACGCTGCTCGTGGCGTAATAAACTAGAACAGCCATGTAACGTGGAGCCGAGCGGAGGCCCGCTTCTGAACCAGACTGCAGTGGAGTCGGTGGTTTGATACAGTGACTAGAATGGTCGCGTATCACTGCGGTGCTGGGTGGAATCTGAGGGTTAGTCTAACGGATGTAGCGCCTCACCAGGTATGGCCAGGTTCCGCAGGGCGCTCAGCGCTGCGTGCTGAACAGTGACGTTGCCTTCCTCAACATGCCGATCCAGCAGCTCCAGAAGCTTCTGTACGATACCAGTGTCCACCATGTGGATACAGTTCCCAtctacacacagaaacatacaacAGGAGATATGTTGGTCACTTCTGTAAATCCAGCCTCTTTAGGTTTATTTTGGTCACAACACGACAACAGAAATCTGgataaactgtattttctctGCTCACTCCTGCAGTGTCCCACTTTCCTAACAGGGATGATGAATGTTTAGGTCGGTAACTTTCCTCTGGGAACTCGTCTCATCACAGCGTCAAGAAAAACTTACCGTTGCGAGCAAAATTAGCGATGGCCAGAGCTCCGGCGAGCTGCAGCTGATGGTTATGAGATGGAACCCAGGACAGGACCCTCTGGAAGACGCTGCCCTTCCCTCCCTCAAACAGCTTCTGCATGGACTCATCTACACAACAGAAGACAAACAGGTTACTGTACAATACTACTGAAAGCAGCTCAATGCATAACCTCACAGACTGATCATTGTGTGTTGGAGTGTAGCAGTTCCACTGAGGACAGGGGGGGCATTtaatcgttatgtttttgttaccatagaATGAGACTTATATATCTACAGACTAGGGCTGCAACGATTCCTCGAGTACCTCGAGTAACTCGATTCCAAAAAATATTGAGGAATTTCCTCTGCCTCGAAGCCTCGTTTAACTGAATTTGAAGCTCACGTTTCTCACAGATTCTTTTTAGTATGACACAACGTGCTTACGTTACAGGCTATGCGTCCCCTGCAAAGCAGAAGAAGACTGAAGCATGCTTTTGGTGATGTGTGGACAGTAGGGCTGGACGATTAATCGAATTTTAAACACGACTTCGACTTTGGCTTCTCACGATcatgaaaacactgtaaaactgagGACCCTCTTTACAATGCCGCTCCATATCCCACCAGCTCCCGGCGTCAGCCAGAGATTACGGAGACGGTGACATTCATGCTGGCCAAGGACATGTACCCCATCAGCACCGTTAACAACAAAGGGCTCACTGATGAAGAATATGGACAGACTGCCATGCTGCCATCCCGCTAACACTTTAGCAGAGTTGCACTGCCTGCTTTGTATGATAAATGTTGCACTGAAGTTGAAAAAGATATCTCCACTGCCACTACAAGGAACAGTCTGAGTGCACGTACACtggaaatttatttttatttattgtttttttaaaattgctattatttttatcattatatatatatatatatatatatatatatatatatatatatatatatatatacatacacacaaacacttttttttttaaatcaattaatcgtgatttcaatatcAGTCAAAATAATCGTGATAATGCTGGACCATTATCACGATTATTTTGACTGATATTGAAATCACGATAGTGGACCAGGACCGAAAACagccaaaacagcaaaaatgaacaaatgcagCAAAGCGAaagtaataagaataaaaatttTATACGATTACTCGATTAATCGATAGAATATTCGACAGAATACTCGATTACCAAAATATTTGTCAGCTGCTGCCCTACTACAgacaccatgttgaactgccatgtttctacagtagccaagaATGGACAAACTATGGACTTTTGGATATTTTGCAGCCAccttagtttctccttcacactagaaCAGAGCGAAATTTACACCATTACCATGactaaatgctacacactgtttctttaaactttattaagaATATTTCATAAACCAGGTTTACATCAATGTAGAAAAACCTTTAACTGCACAGCTCTGGACAGCTTCTAGCTGCTCCCAGCAGCAGGATCAGCTCCTTAAACTAACAACTgggagacagacacagtcaacactttgaagagtagacttaagactttcctttttgatagagcttatagtaAGTGCTGCATCGGCTCATcacttagttatgctgctacaggactagactgccgggggacttcaaatggtgttgtctgtgtgtgtctgtgtgtgtatgtgatctGTCATTATTGTTAACATAtttccattacagtttatagttacaGTACCGTTAGTTGCTGTCTCATTAGTTATCTATCTAATTGAATTGAACTGCATAAAGTTGGTGGTTTGGTCGGGTTCTGGTGGTCGGGTGGGTGCAGGTCTTTAAAAACTCTGACACATGCATTACTATTAAACGGCTATCCCTCATTTGTTCTAACAGTCTGATGGACTGTTATTGTTAACAAAATGAACACTTGTAACAGTGCTGGATTATCTCATGATGGTGGATACTTGCATAggcaatataaaaacatgacatgaaatgtaAGAGTGGAACAATTGGAATAAGATTCTACAGTAAAGGGATTTTTTTTCGTGCCCGTCCACAGTGAAGCTGATCTATGATTGGCTGAGGTTCAACATGTAGTCCTCCATCTTTCTTGGCCGTGTTAAATGGCACACTTTGTTCTGTGGCTGCACACAACTGcagatgagaaaagaaagaaggctGCCAACCATCTTCTAATTGATTTTGAGCCCTAATGGAAGACTTTGACGAATCATCTGCTAATCGCTCACTGGACGAAACACTCACAAAAAAAGAGCATGAAGCTGTGGTAGAACTGCTCTCAGGGAGCTCAGTATATTTAGAACACATAATGTTCACGTCTTTTCTGcagcaataaaatatttacataaatgtctGAATTATTAACATTCCACTCAAACGCTGGACAGAAAACTGtgtgccactgtgtgtgtgtgtgtcttattttcTGTCCATAACTGACTTCAGTTCAGAGATAATCTTCTCCACTGACGAACACTTGGCTGCAGGATCTGTGCAGTTTGAAGAAAGTATGAATTTTTAATTACTGTTACACAAGGTGCCTACACGAGTTCAGAGGGAATATGAATACTGGTGCCTGTGCACACAGTACACTCTGGAACTGGattaatatgtgtttttatggtgATAATAAAGCTAGTTATTAGGAGTTAACGCTGGCCTTGTGTAATGGAAAAGCCCTGAGGCGTTTACCTCCAAGCAGCAGGAGAACCATGAGGTCAGAGGCAGTCTTAAGCTGGGCGatgtcctcctccctctcaccGTCCACAGTCTGAGCCACCACCTCCAGGAGACACTCCACCAAGCCCGCCTCCACCAGCTGCAGCTTTATCACATCTGGCAGGGGGAAGGAGAATGAGACGTTCAGAGAGGACTGGAACAATTGGTTAAGTCTGAACGCCACTGCTGCAATGCATCATATGATCATCACACATGGGACTGCACAACACAGCATGAAGCAGAATAATGGAACAGTGGTTAGTTATTTTAAAAGTCCaaggtgtcagatttagagggcttcattcacagaatatggcagaaatggaatataatattcgcttcattcacagaatatggcagaaatggaatataatattcagaacaatgttttttattagtgtataataagctgaaaataatatatatattttttttattacggTGAGGTATGTCTCCTCATCGCTCCACATGATCTTATGTTTTCGTGTCTTCAGTGAAGTGGAAGTGGTGTACAAAAGTCTACCAAGTGTTTAAAATCagctgtcactcttcagctgtctctatcaaaaataaagcttgaaaaaggcccaaaaaatctatatattaaaaaaataaataaatagctcaGCTCAACCTCGACTGTCCATCAATAAGAATCACTCAATCCAGGGGGCAGTGTGAGATTTAGTTGATAATACTTCTGTCCTTAGGGACACTATTTATAGTGCAGCgttacttttacttgagtaaataattcaaatatttccaGTATGctgatttgtatgtgtgctCTTGCTTGAAGGGAGACTGAAGCTGTTTCATTAGAAACcaaatgaaatgtttagatTGTAGTGACTTGTTCAACATGAGGTCTGTAATGATCTGCAATCTAACCAAAAACCTTATGCGCTTAGATTAATGTTATTAAGTAACAAGTAGTGTTCTACACCACACCAAAGCTCTGTGTTCTTGTGAAATGCTACATTAGTAGAAGTACAGAAGACAGAGATGTGGAGTTCATCAAAAACAGGAGGCCTGACACTGATCACTGTGGATACATTTATCTGCATTTGGGCACTTAAActgaaacaatcaaacaaactccAACTTTTAAAATTGAACCAGGACCCAAATTAGAAATCAACAGTGGAATAGATGACAGGTAGGTCTATCAAACCATCTAGGTGACAGCA
Above is a genomic segment from Larimichthys crocea isolate SSNF chromosome XIV, L_crocea_2.0, whole genome shotgun sequence containing:
- the rap1gds1 gene encoding rap1 GTPase-GDP dissociation stimulator 1 isoform X2, with product MDNLSEALEKLKLASTDSATDSVESCLDCLLKALANNNTEASMKIQEMGVLPLLPTLLSPQSSCTPKVANIIAEVAKNEFMRSPCVEAGLIPPLIQLLNSTDQEVLLQTGRALGNICYDSHSLQAQLINMGVIPTLVKLLGIHSHNTALTEMCLIAFGNLAELESSKEQFASTNIAEELVRLFQKQTEHEKKEMIFEVLAPLAENDVIKLQLVEAGLVECLLEVVAQTVDGEREEDIAQLKTASDLMVLLLLGDESMQKLFEGGKGSVFQRVLSWVPSHNHQLQLAGALAIANFARNDGNCIHMVDTGIVQKLLELLDRHVEEGNVTVQHAALSALRNLAIPVVNKSKMLSAGVADVVLKFLQSEMPPVQFKLLGTLRMLIDTQAEAADQLGTNGKLVERLVEWCEAKDHAGVMGESNRLLSALIRHSKSKEVVRTVIQGGGVKHLVTMATSEHMIMQNEALVALGLIAGLDLVAAEKDFVGASLVSVLHKLLSDERSAPEIKYNSMILICAVMGSEPLHKEVQSLAFIDVVSKLRAHENKTVSHQASLTEQRLTAQS
- the rap1gds1 gene encoding rap1 GTPase-GDP dissociation stimulator 1 isoform X1 — encoded protein: MDNLSEALEKLKLASTDSATDSVESCLDCLLKALANNNTEASMKIQEMGVLPLLPTLLSPQSSCTPKVANIIAEVAKNEFMRSPCVEAGLIPPLIQLLNSTDQEVLLQTGRALGNICYDSHEGRSAVDLAGGAQIVAEHIKSLYQNTEPENEKLLTVFCGMLMNYSNDNDSLQAQLINMGVIPTLVKLLGIHSHNTALTEMCLIAFGNLAELESSKEQFASTNIAEELVRLFQKQTEHEKKEMIFEVLAPLAENDVIKLQLVEAGLVECLLEVVAQTVDGEREEDIAQLKTASDLMVLLLLGDESMQKLFEGGKGSVFQRVLSWVPSHNHQLQLAGALAIANFARNDGNCIHMVDTGIVQKLLELLDRHVEEGNVTVQHAALSALRNLAIPVVNKSKMLSAGVADVVLKFLQSEMPPVQFKLLGTLRMLIDTQAEAADQLGTNGKLVERLVEWCEAKDHAGVMGESNRLLSALIRHSKSKEVVRTVIQGGGVKHLVTMATSEHMIMQNEALVALGLIAGLDLVAAEKDFVGASLVSVLHKLLSDERSAPEIKYNSMILICAVMGSEPLHKEVQSLAFIDVVSKLRAHENKTVSHQASLTEQRLTAQS